Proteins encoded within one genomic window of Brenneria nigrifluens DSM 30175 = ATCC 13028:
- a CDS encoding dihydrodipicolinate synthase family protein encodes MSAFSGVFPYLVSPVKPDGQVDGAVLAQLTEHLIGCGVHGLVPLGSTGEFAYLSAAQREEVVRTVIDTARGRVPVIAGVASTTIRDAQEQTQRYCELGADGILAVLEAYFPLQDSGVESYFRAIAAAAQNKPVVLYTNPQFQRSDLSLPVIERLSHVDNIRYIKDASTNTGRLLSIIERTRGRMEVFSASAHIPACVMLIGGVGWMAGPACIVPKQSIALYEAARAGDWETAMTLQRPLWRINEIFARYSIAGCIKTALQLQGFAVGEPLPPQQPLDEQARQEIAAVLASVDALNA; translated from the coding sequence ATGAGTGCATTCAGCGGCGTTTTTCCCTATCTGGTATCGCCGGTCAAGCCCGACGGTCAGGTTGACGGGGCGGTATTGGCCCAACTGACGGAGCATCTTATCGGCTGCGGCGTTCACGGCCTGGTGCCGCTGGGCAGCACCGGCGAGTTCGCCTATCTCTCCGCCGCGCAGCGGGAAGAGGTGGTCAGAACGGTGATCGACACCGCCCGCGGCCGCGTGCCGGTAATCGCCGGCGTGGCCTCGACCACGATTCGGGATGCGCAGGAACAGACGCAGCGCTATTGCGAGCTGGGCGCCGACGGCATTCTCGCGGTACTGGAAGCCTATTTCCCGCTCCAGGACAGCGGCGTGGAGAGCTATTTCCGCGCCATCGCCGCCGCGGCGCAGAACAAACCGGTGGTGCTCTACACCAATCCCCAGTTTCAGCGCTCCGACCTCAGCCTGCCGGTGATTGAACGGCTGAGCCATGTCGATAACATCCGCTATATCAAAGACGCCTCCACCAATACCGGGCGTTTACTGTCCATCATTGAACGCACCCGCGGCCGGATGGAGGTCTTCTCCGCGTCGGCCCATATTCCCGCCTGCGTGATGCTGATTGGCGGCGTCGGCTGGATGGCCGGCCCGGCCTGCATTGTCCCCAAACAAAGCATCGCCCTGTACGAGGCCGCCCGCGCGGGCGACTGGGAAACGGCGATGACTCTCCAGCGTCCGCTGTGGCGCATCAACGAAATCTTCGCCCGCTATTCCATTGCCGGCTGCATTAAAACGGCGCTGCAATTGCAGGGCTTCGCGGTGGGGGAACCTTTGCCTCCGCAGCAGCCGCTGGATGAGCAGGCGCGCCAAGAGATCGCCGCGGTACTGGCGTCCGTTGACGCGTTAAACGCGTAA
- a CDS encoding nucleoside hydrolase, with amino-acid sequence MSAVPIIIDCDPGIDDAIALLSAFVAPELDILGICAVCGNQPLERTVRNALQITELGRRTDIPVYAGCHRPLFRQPLHGQFHGESGLGNTVLPSPQKRAEAQHAVSFIIELCEKAAAAGRPLTLCTLGPLTNLATALLMKPSIAAGIERIVMMGGAYREAGNRSLTSEFNMLADPHAAHVVFSSSIAIVALPLDATHQVILTPDHVARFIALAGRISAPLGELMAFWDRNDIRRYGSRGGPLHDPLVIAWVLAPDYFSSEKASVYIEHESELCMGQTVADWYGKTARTPNVDVVTGVDAAGVFGLFSNLLSRY; translated from the coding sequence ATGAGCGCCGTACCGATTATTATTGATTGCGATCCGGGTATTGACGACGCCATCGCGCTGTTGAGCGCCTTTGTCGCGCCTGAGCTGGATATTCTGGGTATTTGCGCGGTGTGCGGCAATCAGCCGCTGGAGCGCACGGTGCGCAACGCCTTGCAGATTACCGAATTGGGCCGACGGACGGATATTCCGGTCTATGCGGGCTGTCATCGTCCTCTGTTCCGCCAGCCGCTGCACGGTCAGTTTCATGGCGAAAGCGGCCTGGGGAACACGGTTTTGCCCAGCCCGCAAAAGCGGGCCGAAGCGCAGCATGCGGTGAGTTTTATCATTGAGCTGTGTGAAAAAGCCGCCGCCGCCGGCAGGCCGCTCACCCTATGTACGCTGGGGCCGTTAACCAATCTGGCGACGGCGCTGCTGATGAAACCGTCGATTGCCGCCGGCATCGAGCGTATCGTGATGATGGGCGGGGCCTACCGGGAAGCGGGCAACCGCAGCCTGACGTCGGAGTTCAATATGCTGGCCGATCCGCACGCCGCCCATGTGGTGTTCTCTTCATCGATCGCCATAGTCGCCCTGCCGCTGGACGCCACGCATCAGGTGATCCTGACGCCGGATCACGTCGCGCGCTTTATCGCGCTTGCCGGGCGGATTTCAGCCCCGCTGGGGGAGTTGATGGCGTTCTGGGACCGCAACGATATTCGCCGCTACGGTTCCCGCGGCGGCCCGCTGCACGACCCGCTGGTGATTGCCTGGGTGCTGGCGCCGGACTATTTCAGCAGCGAAAAGGCGAGCGTCTATATTGAGCATGAAAGCGAGCTCTGCATGGGGCAGACCGTCGCCGACTGGTACGGCAAGACCGCCAGGACGCCCAACGTGGACGTGGTGACCGGCGTGGACGCCGCCGGCGTTTTCGGTCTGTTTTCCAACCTGCTGAGCCGCTATTAA
- a CDS encoding nucleoside hydrolase gives MARKRIIIDTDPGVDDAIAIWLALAAPELDVLGITAVAGNVPLADTLVNACKVVGLTGRSDVPVYAGAPGPLVREQVYGKYAHIGAFSDDLVPQTTLPPQREHAVDFLVRAARQAAAQNNPITICALGPMTNLALALRHHPDVARGVKQIVSMSGAFSALGNRVPWADFNVYADPHAAEIVFSSGVPVVIMPLDMTFQALIQRHQVDDLARRGGAPGVALAALLGRFDRNEVARFGREGGPIHDATVVAWLLKPQLFSGVSTTVGVEVSGRTAGYVFADFYHKLGQPANALVMRDIDEQGFLSLLADYLSRYGSEDS, from the coding sequence ATGGCCAGAAAGCGCATTATTATTGATACCGACCCCGGCGTGGATGATGCCATCGCCATCTGGCTGGCGCTGGCGGCGCCGGAACTGGACGTTCTGGGCATCACCGCGGTGGCCGGCAACGTGCCGCTTGCCGACACCCTGGTCAATGCCTGCAAGGTGGTGGGATTGACCGGTAGAAGCGACGTGCCGGTTTACGCCGGCGCGCCAGGGCCGCTGGTGCGCGAGCAGGTCTACGGCAAATATGCCCATATCGGCGCCTTTTCTGATGATTTGGTCCCGCAGACGACCTTGCCGCCGCAGCGGGAGCACGCCGTTGATTTTCTGGTGCGCGCGGCGCGCCAGGCCGCGGCGCAAAACAACCCCATCACCATTTGCGCGCTGGGGCCGATGACCAATCTGGCGCTGGCGTTGCGCCATCACCCGGACGTGGCGCGCGGCGTCAAACAGATTGTGAGCATGAGCGGCGCCTTTAGCGCATTGGGCAACCGCGTTCCCTGGGCGGATTTTAACGTTTATGCCGATCCCCACGCGGCGGAGATTGTTTTTTCGTCCGGCGTACCCGTGGTGATTATGCCGCTGGATATGACCTTTCAGGCGCTGATTCAGCGGCATCAGGTCGATGACCTCGCCCGCCGCGGCGGTGCGCCCGGCGTCGCGCTGGCGGCGCTGTTGGGGCGCTTCGATCGCAATGAGGTGGCGCGTTTCGGCCGGGAAGGCGGCCCTATCCACGACGCCACCGTGGTGGCGTGGCTGCTCAAGCCGCAGCTGTTCAGCGGCGTCAGCACCACCGTCGGGGTGGAAGTGTCCGGCCGTACGGCGGGTTATGTGTTCGCCGATTTTTATCATAAGCTCGGTCAGCCCGCCAACGCGCTGGTGATGCGGGATATTGACGAACAGGGTTTCCTGTCGCTGCTTGCCGACTACCTGAGCCGCTACGGTTCTGAGGACAGTTGA
- a CDS encoding ABC transporter permease, whose product MIAYLLSRIGQMLLTLIVMSVLVFVGVYLVGNPVDMLLGATATPAERLAVIQSFGLDKPVWEQYGLFVWNALQGDMGKSFIFNQPALTLIFQRMPATLELAMTAFAIALALGIPLGIYAGLRPDSALSKSIMTFSIFGFSLPTFWIGLVMIMLFSVKLGWLPASGRGHTGDLFGIPFSFLTRDGLAHLILPAFNLALFKISLIIRLMRAGVIECLQQDYVQFARSKGLSETRIVLVHVLRNTLIPLITVIGLELGSLIAFAVVTETIYAWPGMGKLIIDAIAVLDRPVILAYLMITVVMFSVINLLVDLLYVLVDPRVRLGGNN is encoded by the coding sequence ATGATTGCCTACCTGCTAAGCCGTATCGGACAGATGCTATTGACGCTGATCGTCATGTCGGTGCTGGTGTTTGTGGGGGTTTATCTGGTGGGCAATCCGGTGGATATGCTGCTGGGCGCGACGGCGACGCCCGCCGAAAGGCTGGCGGTGATCCAGTCGTTCGGTTTGGACAAGCCGGTGTGGGAACAGTACGGACTGTTTGTCTGGAACGCGTTGCAGGGCGATATGGGGAAATCCTTTATCTTTAACCAGCCCGCCCTGACGCTGATTTTTCAGCGCATGCCCGCCACGCTGGAGCTGGCGATGACGGCGTTCGCCATCGCGCTGGCGCTGGGAATTCCGCTGGGGATCTATGCCGGATTGCGGCCGGACAGCGCGCTATCAAAATCGATTATGACCTTTTCCATCTTTGGTTTCAGTTTGCCCACCTTCTGGATCGGCCTGGTGATGATTATGCTGTTCAGCGTCAAGCTGGGCTGGCTCCCCGCCTCCGGCCGCGGCCACACCGGCGACCTGTTCGGTATCCCCTTCAGCTTCCTGACCCGCGACGGCCTTGCACACCTGATCCTGCCCGCCTTCAACCTGGCGCTGTTTAAAATCTCATTGATTATTCGCCTGATGCGCGCCGGCGTTATTGAGTGCCTGCAACAGGATTACGTGCAGTTCGCCCGCTCGAAAGGGCTGTCGGAAACCCGCATTGTGCTGGTGCACGTACTGCGCAACACCCTGATCCCGCTGATTACCGTTATCGGTCTGGAGTTGGGCTCGCTTATCGCGTTTGCCGTGGTAACGGAAACCATTTACGCCTGGCCGGGCATGGGCAAGCTGATTATCGATGCTATCGCCGTGCTGGACCGCCCGGTCATTCTGGCCTATCTGATGATTACCGTGGTGATGTTCAGCGTGATTAATCTGCTGGTCGACCTGCTGTATGTGCTGGTTGACCCGCGCGTGCGGCTGGGAGGGAATAACTGA
- a CDS encoding ABC transporter permease, whose product MSGNTVHQRSAGQEKSRAAFTQVMIALVKDRLALCGLILLAVFILLALFAPLLSPQNPYDLMQLDIMDGRLAPGSASLGGMHYWLGTDDQGRDLFSAILYGTRISLMVGFSSALFALLIGASLGLISAYVGGKTDAVIMRIVDIQLSFPPILIALILLAVLGQGVDKIILALVVTQWAYYARTIRGSALVERRRSYVDAAASMALSGRRILFRHILPNCLAPLIVVATMRIAYAIMLEATLSFLGIGLPVTEPSLGLLIANGFEYLMSGDYWISFFPGLTLLLLIVAINLVGDALRDILNPRN is encoded by the coding sequence ATGTCAGGCAATACCGTGCATCAACGGTCGGCCGGTCAGGAGAAAAGCCGCGCCGCCTTTACGCAGGTGATGATAGCGCTGGTCAAAGACCGGCTGGCGCTGTGCGGGCTGATTCTGCTGGCCGTCTTTATTCTGCTGGCGCTGTTTGCGCCGCTGCTCTCGCCGCAAAACCCCTACGATCTGATGCAGCTCGATATCATGGACGGGCGGCTGGCGCCGGGTTCCGCCAGCCTCGGCGGCATGCACTATTGGCTGGGAACCGACGATCAGGGGCGAGATCTGTTCAGCGCCATTCTCTACGGCACCCGCATCAGCCTGATGGTCGGTTTTTCCAGCGCGCTGTTCGCCCTGCTGATTGGCGCCTCGCTGGGGCTGATCAGCGCCTATGTCGGCGGAAAAACCGACGCGGTGATTATGCGCATCGTCGATATTCAGCTCAGCTTCCCGCCGATCCTCATCGCCCTGATCCTGCTGGCGGTGCTGGGGCAGGGCGTCGATAAAATCATTCTGGCGCTGGTGGTGACCCAGTGGGCCTACTACGCGCGCACCATCCGCGGTTCGGCGCTGGTCGAGCGGCGGCGCAGCTACGTGGACGCCGCCGCCAGCATGGCCTTATCCGGCCGGCGGATTTTATTTCGCCATATTTTACCGAATTGTCTGGCGCCCTTGATCGTGGTGGCGACGATGCGCATTGCCTACGCCATTATGCTGGAGGCGACGCTCTCGTTTCTGGGCATCGGCCTGCCGGTGACCGAACCGTCGCTGGGATTGCTGATCGCCAACGGCTTTGAATATCTGATGTCGGGCGATTACTGGATCAGTTTCTTCCCGGGGCTGACGCTGCTGCTGCTGATTGTGGCGATCAATCTGGTAGGGGATGCGCTGCGCGATATCCTCAATCCGAGGAACTAA
- a CDS encoding ABC transporter ATP-binding protein — protein sequence MTSPIMSVSHLTTAFQEKGEWMNVVRDLSFTIGARETVAVVGESGSGKSVMAKSIMRLLPAGQSRVSGAIHFGDAELLSLSAREMQAIRGNRIGMIFQEPMTSLNPVLPIGYQITEVLRRHRGMNNAQARAEAIRLLEKVRIPGARSRLNEYPQSFSGGMRQRVVIAIALACNPQLLIADEPTTALDVTIQAQILTLIKTLQEEEGMSVLFITHDMGVVAEVSDRTLVMYQGEMVENAATREIFHHPQHPYTRMLLSAVPRLGAMSGSDLPQRFPLVDRQTGEAQPNPQTVDTVGGDQPVLAVKNLVTRFDIRAGFFRRLSGRVHAVENVSFDLRPGETLALVGESGCGKSTAGRSIIRLAEASSGEILVAGQDILHADKHHLSDRRRQIQMVFQDPYESLNPRMRVGDAIAEPMLVHGLAEAKTVRARVAALLEQVGLPGWMAERFPHQFSGGQRQRVCIARALALEPKVIIADESVSALDVSVKAQVINLMLDLQQQLGLAFLFISHDMAVVERISHRVAVMYLGEIVEIGPRAAIFDNPQHEYTRRLIAAVPIPDPDTRPVRAAMSDELKSPVRPPDFVPPPRRYREVSPGHFVQL from the coding sequence ATGACGTCGCCAATTATGTCGGTATCGCATCTGACCACCGCCTTTCAGGAGAAGGGCGAGTGGATGAACGTGGTGCGCGATCTCTCTTTCACCATCGGCGCGCGCGAGACCGTCGCCGTGGTGGGGGAGTCCGGTTCGGGGAAAAGCGTGATGGCGAAATCTATCATGCGCCTGCTGCCCGCCGGGCAAAGCCGGGTGAGCGGGGCGATCCATTTCGGCGACGCGGAGCTGCTCTCCCTTTCAGCGCGCGAGATGCAGGCGATTCGCGGAAACCGCATCGGGATGATTTTCCAGGAGCCGATGACCAGCCTTAATCCGGTGCTGCCGATTGGCTACCAGATTACCGAGGTGCTGCGTCGCCACCGGGGAATGAACAACGCGCAGGCGCGGGCCGAGGCGATTCGTCTGCTGGAAAAAGTGCGCATTCCCGGCGCCCGCTCGCGGCTGAATGAGTATCCGCAAAGTTTTTCCGGCGGCATGCGGCAGCGGGTGGTGATCGCCATCGCGCTGGCCTGTAATCCGCAACTGCTGATCGCCGATGAGCCGACCACGGCGCTGGACGTCACCATACAGGCGCAGATACTGACGCTGATTAAAACCCTTCAGGAAGAAGAGGGGATGTCGGTGCTGTTTATCACCCATGATATGGGCGTGGTGGCCGAAGTGTCCGATCGCACGCTGGTGATGTATCAGGGGGAAATGGTGGAAAACGCCGCCACCAGAGAAATTTTTCATCATCCGCAACATCCTTACACCCGCATGTTGCTGTCCGCCGTTCCCCGCCTGGGGGCCATGTCGGGCAGCGACCTGCCGCAGCGTTTCCCGCTGGTGGATCGCCAGACCGGCGAGGCGCAGCCGAACCCGCAGACGGTCGACACCGTTGGCGGCGACCAGCCGGTACTGGCGGTGAAGAACCTGGTGACCCGCTTTGATATCCGCGCCGGTTTTTTCCGCCGGCTGTCCGGGCGGGTGCACGCGGTGGAAAACGTCTCTTTCGATCTGCGCCCCGGCGAAACGCTGGCGCTGGTGGGGGAGTCGGGCTGCGGAAAATCCACCGCCGGGCGGTCGATTATCCGGCTGGCCGAGGCCAGCAGCGGGGAAATTCTGGTTGCCGGGCAGGATATCCTGCATGCGGATAAACATCACCTGTCCGACCGCCGACGGCAGATCCAGATGGTGTTTCAGGACCCTTACGAAAGCCTCAACCCGCGAATGCGCGTCGGCGACGCCATTGCCGAACCGATGCTGGTTCACGGACTGGCCGAGGCGAAAACCGTGCGCGCCCGTGTCGCGGCCCTGCTGGAACAGGTGGGGCTGCCCGGCTGGATGGCCGAGCGTTTTCCGCATCAGTTTTCCGGCGGGCAGCGGCAGCGGGTATGCATCGCCAGAGCGCTGGCGCTGGAGCCGAAGGTTATTATCGCCGACGAGTCGGTATCGGCGCTTGACGTGTCCGTCAAGGCCCAGGTGATCAATCTGATGCTGGATTTACAGCAGCAGCTGGGGCTTGCTTTCCTGTTTATTTCCCATGATATGGCGGTGGTGGAACGCATAAGCCACCGCGTGGCGGTGATGTATCTCGGGGAGATCGTCGAGATCGGCCCGCGCGCCGCCATCTTCGACAACCCGCAGCATGAGTACACCCGCCGCCTGATTGCGGCGGTGCCGATCCCCGATCCCGACACCCGACCGGTGCGCGCCGCAATGAGCGATGAACTGAAAAGCCCGGTGCGTCCCCCCGATTTCGTCCCTCCGCCGCGGCGCTACCGCGAGGTCTCCCCCGGCCATTTTGTGCAGCTGTGA
- a CDS encoding FadR/GntR family transcriptional regulator, with the protein MNKHELSKTDRIILVVGQQIVGGKYAPGAPLPAETELCEEFQTSRNIIREVLRALMAKRLVDVKRYRGAFVAPRSQWNYLDTEVLQWVLASDYDPRLIGAMSEVRNLVEPTIARWAAERATSSELAVIESALNDMIAHHQDRDAFNEADIRFHEAVLAAVHNPVLQQLSVAISSLQRAVFERTYMPDVDNMPRTLREHQDLYDAIRHQDVEAAERAALSMIASSTKRLKDIT; encoded by the coding sequence ATGAATAAGCACGAACTAAGCAAAACCGACCGCATCATTCTGGTCGTTGGTCAGCAGATTGTCGGGGGGAAATATGCGCCGGGAGCGCCGTTGCCGGCTGAAACGGAACTGTGCGAAGAGTTTCAGACGTCGCGCAATATCATTCGGGAAGTGCTCAGGGCGCTGATGGCGAAGCGGCTGGTGGACGTGAAGCGCTATCGCGGCGCGTTTGTGGCGCCGCGCAGCCAGTGGAACTATCTGGATACGGAGGTTCTGCAATGGGTGTTAGCCAGCGATTATGACCCGCGGCTGATCGGCGCCATGAGCGAGGTGCGTAATCTGGTTGAACCGACGATCGCCCGCTGGGCCGCCGAGCGGGCGACGTCGAGCGAGCTGGCGGTGATTGAGTCCGCGCTGAACGACATGATCGCCCATCACCAGGATCGCGATGCGTTTAACGAGGCGGACATCCGCTTTCATGAAGCGGTGCTGGCAGCGGTGCATAACCCGGTTTTACAGCAGCTCAGCGTGGCAATCAGTTCGCTGCAACGCGCGGTTTTTGAACGTACCTACATGCCGGACGTCGACAACATGCCGCGCACATTGCGCGAACACCAGGATCTCTACGATGCCATCCGGCATCAGGATGTTGAAGCAGCGGAGCGGGCGGCTTTGTCGATGATCGCCAGCTCGACGAAACGGTTAAAGGATATTACATGA
- a CDS encoding 2-dehydro-3-deoxygalactonokinase, giving the protein MSDSYIAIDWGSTNLRAWLYLNGACVDKTQSEAGVTRLNGRTPQQVFQQIVTPWRRHDVPVVMAGMIGSNAGWLSVPYLSCPTRLTEVARRLTRVDAAEPLAAWIVPGLSIEREDNCNVMRGEETQLIGAYRECPSALYLMPGTHSKWVLTDGSTVTDFRTVMTGELHHLLIKQSLIGIGIGEQRPSPQAFQQGLEQGFAEENIIRCLFETRAAHVLGRLEKSAVSDWLSGVLIGNEVAQMQRQYQVVAGTCVTIIGSPALTERYQPALRQAGLRFQSLDGDRAFQAGIRSIVNELEY; this is encoded by the coding sequence ATGAGCGACAGCTATATCGCGATTGACTGGGGTTCCACCAATCTGCGCGCCTGGCTTTACCTGAACGGCGCCTGCGTCGACAAGACGCAGTCCGAGGCCGGCGTAACGCGTTTAAACGGTCGGACGCCGCAACAGGTTTTTCAGCAAATAGTCACTCCCTGGCGGCGGCATGACGTGCCGGTGGTGATGGCCGGGATGATTGGCAGCAACGCCGGCTGGCTGTCGGTGCCTTACCTGTCATGCCCGACCCGGCTGACGGAGGTGGCGCGCCGCTTGACGCGCGTTGACGCGGCGGAACCGCTGGCGGCGTGGATTGTTCCCGGTTTGAGCATTGAGCGGGAAGATAACTGCAACGTGATGCGCGGAGAGGAAACGCAACTTATCGGCGCCTATCGCGAATGTCCGTCGGCGCTTTATCTGATGCCGGGTACGCATTCGAAGTGGGTGCTGACCGATGGCAGCACCGTGACCGATTTTCGCACCGTCATGACCGGCGAACTTCATCACCTGCTGATAAAGCAGTCGCTGATCGGCATCGGCATCGGCGAGCAGCGGCCTTCCCCCCAGGCTTTTCAGCAGGGGCTGGAGCAGGGATTCGCCGAGGAAAATATTATTCGTTGCCTGTTTGAAACCCGAGCGGCGCACGTGCTGGGGCGGCTGGAAAAAAGCGCCGTCAGCGACTGGCTTTCCGGGGTGCTGATCGGCAATGAGGTGGCGCAGATGCAGCGTCAATATCAGGTCGTCGCGGGTACTTGCGTGACCATTATCGGTAGCCCGGCGCTCACCGAGCGTTACCAGCCGGCCTTACGCCAAGCCGGGCTGCGCTTTCAGTCGCTGGACGGCGATCGGGCTTTTCAGGCAGGTATAAGGAGTATTGTCAATGAGCTGGAATACTAG
- a CDS encoding 2-dehydro-3-deoxy-6-phosphogalactonate aldolase — translation MSWNTSLPLIAILRGITPDEVLDHVAALLDAGFDTVEIPLNSPQPYQSIQLAVEHFGGRALIGAGTVLRPEQVDELHKIGAKLVVTPNINPAVIRRAVDYGMTVCPGCATATEAFNALDAGAQALKIFPSVAFGPGYIKALKAVLPPAIPVFAVGGVTPENLADYLGAGCIGAGLGSDLYRAGQSVDVTARQAHAFVKAYKDAVQ, via the coding sequence ATGAGCTGGAATACTAGTCTTCCCTTGATTGCCATTTTGCGCGGCATTACGCCCGATGAGGTGCTGGATCACGTCGCCGCGCTGCTGGACGCCGGATTCGACACGGTGGAAATTCCGCTGAACTCGCCGCAGCCGTATCAGAGCATTCAACTGGCGGTTGAACATTTTGGCGGCCGGGCGCTGATCGGCGCGGGAACGGTGCTGCGGCCGGAACAGGTGGATGAACTGCATAAGATCGGCGCCAAACTGGTGGTGACGCCCAACATCAATCCCGCCGTGATCCGTCGTGCGGTCGACTATGGCATGACGGTTTGTCCGGGCTGCGCGACGGCGACGGAGGCGTTTAATGCGCTGGATGCCGGTGCGCAGGCGCTGAAAATATTTCCTTCCGTCGCTTTCGGGCCGGGCTACATCAAGGCGCTGAAAGCGGTGTTGCCGCCGGCGATCCCGGTGTTTGCCGTCGGGGGCGTTACGCCGGAGAATCTGGCGGATTATCTTGGCGCCGGGTGTATCGGCGCGGGACTGGGCAGCGATCTCTACCGCGCCGGCCAGTCCGTCGACGTGACTGCACGACAAGCTCACGCTTTTGTTAAAGCCTATAAGGATGCTGTTCAATGA
- the dgoD gene encoding galactonate dehydratase, with amino-acid sequence MKITKITTYRLPPRWMFLKIETDEGVVGWGEPVIEGRARTVEAAVHELSDYLIGQDPARINDIWQVLYRAGFYRGGPILMSAIAGIDQALWDIKGKVLGVPVYQLLGGLVRDKIKAYSWVGGDRPSEVIAGIKKLTEIGFDTFKLNGCEEMGIIDNSRKVDAAVAVVAEIREAFGNSIEFGLDFHGRVDAPMAKILIKELEPYRPLFIEEPVLAEQAEYYPRLAAQTHLPIAAGERMFSRFDFKRVLADGGLAIIQPDLSHAGGITECFKIAAMAEAYDVALAPHCPLGPIALAACLHLDFVARNAVFQEQSMGIHYNKGAELLDYVINKDDFAMTDGHFYPLNKPGLGVEINEELVIERSKNAPDWRNPVWRYPDGAVAEW; translated from the coding sequence ATGAAAATTACCAAAATCACAACCTACCGGCTGCCGCCGCGCTGGATGTTTTTGAAGATAGAAACGGATGAAGGTGTTGTCGGCTGGGGCGAACCGGTGATTGAAGGCCGGGCGCGCACGGTGGAGGCCGCCGTGCATGAGCTTTCCGATTATCTGATTGGTCAGGATCCGGCGCGCATAAACGATATCTGGCAGGTGCTTTACCGCGCCGGCTTCTACCGCGGCGGCCCGATTCTGATGAGCGCCATCGCCGGCATCGATCAGGCGTTATGGGATATCAAGGGCAAGGTGCTGGGCGTTCCGGTTTATCAACTGCTGGGCGGTCTGGTGCGCGACAAGATTAAAGCCTACAGTTGGGTCGGCGGCGATCGCCCTTCCGAAGTCATTGCCGGTATTAAAAAGCTGACTGAAATCGGTTTCGATACCTTCAAGTTAAACGGCTGTGAAGAGATGGGCATCATCGATAACTCACGTAAAGTGGACGCCGCCGTGGCGGTGGTGGCCGAGATTCGCGAAGCGTTTGGCAATAGCATTGAGTTCGGCCTCGATTTCCACGGCCGCGTCGATGCGCCGATGGCGAAAATCCTGATCAAAGAGCTGGAGCCCTATCGCCCGCTGTTTATTGAGGAACCGGTGCTGGCCGAGCAGGCGGAGTATTATCCGCGTCTGGCGGCGCAGACGCATCTGCCTATTGCCGCAGGCGAACGGATGTTCTCCCGTTTTGACTTCAAACGCGTGCTGGCGGACGGCGGGCTGGCGATTATTCAGCCTGATTTATCCCACGCCGGCGGGATTACCGAGTGCTTCAAGATTGCGGCGATGGCGGAAGCTTACGATGTCGCGCTGGCCCCGCATTGCCCGTTGGGTCCGATTGCGCTGGCGGCCTGTTTACATCTTGATTTTGTCGCCCGCAACGCCGTGTTCCAGGAACAGAGTATGGGTATTCACTATAATAAAGGCGCGGAGCTGCTGGATTATGTGATTAATAAAGATGACTTCGCCATGACGGACGGTCACTTTTATCCGTTAAATAAACCAGGGCTGGGAGTGGAAATTAATGAAGAGCTGGTGATAGAGCGCAGCAAAAACGCTCCTGACTGGCGTAACCCGGTATGGCGTTATCCTGATGGCGCGGTAGCGGAGTGGTAA